In one Chlamydia sp. BM-2023 genomic region, the following are encoded:
- a CDS encoding response regulator transcription factor: MLTDKIILFVTDDNNISLQLKEFASQNVDYQITTSSVFTNTLKPDLIFCEYLLLPEVAFSEHLPVETDCIVLFDTFEEEAVVKVLNNGASGYLLRPLTVKVIDAVIRAFLRHHLNLEHAIPESISFGDRTFYLLNLTIDSPEGRVHLTPSESGILKKLLMNRGHLCLRKHLLEEIKGNTKEIIARNVDVHIASLRKKLGPYGSKISTIRGVGYLFSEDDSLTNQSTSESTSNYP, encoded by the coding sequence ATGCTTACGGATAAAATTATATTATTTGTTACAGACGACAATAATATATCTCTGCAATTAAAAGAGTTTGCATCTCAGAACGTAGATTACCAAATAACTACCTCTTCTGTGTTTACAAACACCCTCAAGCCTGATCTAATTTTCTGCGAATACCTACTTCTTCCAGAAGTTGCATTCTCTGAACATTTGCCAGTTGAAACAGATTGTATAGTATTATTCGATACTTTTGAGGAAGAGGCTGTTGTAAAAGTTTTGAATAATGGTGCGAGCGGGTATTTACTTCGTCCTTTAACAGTTAAAGTTATTGATGCCGTTATTCGGGCATTTTTGCGCCATCATCTTAATTTAGAACATGCTATTCCTGAATCTATTTCTTTTGGTGATCGAACTTTTTATCTTTTAAATCTCACTATAGATTCCCCCGAGGGAAGAGTTCATTTAACTCCTTCGGAATCTGGGATATTAAAAAAACTTCTAATGAATCGTGGTCATCTATGTTTGAGAAAGCATCTATTAGAAGAGATAAAGGGAAATACAAAAGAAATTATCGCTAGAAACGTTGATGTTCATATTGCTTCTTTAAGAAAAAAACTCGGCCCCTACGGATCAAAAATTTCTACAATTCGTGGAGTAGGTTATTTATTTTCTGAAGATGACAGTCTCACTAACCAATCAACCAGCGAATCAACTTCCAACTACCCTTAA
- a CDS encoding LpxA family transferase translates to MILASALFSPEDFPFPELITEAYYTWDILALISKKLSSHTFSGIHGTVEKGAFLKNADTIEIAEGAYVESGAYIVGPCIIGPQTEIRHGAYLRGGIITGSNCVIGHCSEVKNAYFGHNAKAGHFAYVGDSVLSAEVNLGAGVRCANFRLDEKTISVSSEEGKIDTQLRKLGAFLGKKVSIGCNTVINPGHCIPAYTHIRPGKVI, encoded by the coding sequence ATGATACTAGCATCTGCTTTATTTTCTCCTGAAGATTTTCCTTTTCCAGAACTTATTACAGAAGCGTATTATACTTGGGATATTTTAGCATTAATATCTAAAAAATTGTCTTCTCATACGTTCTCAGGCATTCATGGCACTGTTGAAAAAGGTGCATTTTTAAAAAATGCAGATACTATAGAGATTGCAGAGGGGGCTTATGTAGAGTCCGGAGCCTATATAGTTGGTCCTTGCATAATAGGTCCCCAAACAGAAATACGCCATGGAGCTTATCTACGAGGCGGTATCATTACAGGTTCTAATTGTGTGATAGGGCATTGTAGTGAAGTAAAAAATGCTTATTTTGGACACAACGCTAAAGCTGGCCATTTCGCTTATGTTGGAGATTCTGTTTTGTCTGCGGAAGTCAACCTCGGTGCCGGTGTACGTTGTGCCAACTTTCGTCTTGATGAGAAAACCATTTCAGTTTCTTCTGAAGAGGGAAAAATAGACACCCAATTAAGAAAACTAGGGGCCTTTCTTGGAAAAAAAGTTTCTATAGGATGCAACACTGTTATCAATCCTGGACATTGCATTCCTGCGTATACGCATATTCGTCCGGGAAAGGTAATTTAG
- a CDS encoding FAD-dependent thymidylate synthase: MLSRDEEFSIEQKKSLSHFVTNLETNIFALKNLPEVVKGALFSKYSRSTLGLRSLLLKEFLEGEGGSFLDPSAEDFEVGIHKASDFYRRVLDGFGDDSIGELGGAHLAIEGVSMLAAKILEDARIGGSPLEKSSRYVYFDQKVKGEYLYYRDPILMTSAFKDVFLDTCDFLFDTYADLIPKVRCFFEKIYPKEPEVSQSVYSISLRAKVLDCLRGLLPAATLTNLGFFGNGRFWQTLLHKLQGHNLTEIRQIGEGSLTELMKIVPSFVSRAESHHHHHQAMLSYRQTLKDQLVSLADKFKNTVPSSKQTGVHLVYGDPDGIYKVAAGFLFPYSQLTLEELISACRSMPMEDLTRVLEAGSSSRENRRHKSPRGLECLEFGFDITADFGAYRDLQRHRILTQERQLLTTNLDYHIPEQLLDTPMEKDFREAMDKAKEAYDQISTEFPEEAQYVVPLSYNIRWFFHINGRALQWLCELRSQVQGHENYRKIAIDMAQEVIRFNPMYETFFKFVDYSDCDLGRIKQESRKRPTP, translated from the coding sequence ATGTTGAGCAGAGATGAAGAGTTTTCTATAGAACAAAAAAAGAGTCTATCTCATTTCGTTACCAACTTAGAAACAAACATTTTTGCTTTGAAAAACCTTCCCGAGGTAGTGAAAGGGGCATTATTTTCCAAGTATTCACGATCAACATTAGGTTTGCGTTCTTTGCTTCTAAAAGAGTTTTTAGAAGGAGAAGGAGGCAGCTTTTTAGACCCTTCAGCTGAAGATTTCGAAGTCGGCATACATAAAGCTTCGGATTTTTATCGGCGTGTTCTTGATGGTTTTGGTGACGATTCTATAGGTGAGTTAGGTGGAGCTCACTTAGCCATAGAAGGCGTTTCCATGCTTGCCGCAAAAATATTGGAGGATGCTCGGATTGGCGGCTCTCCTTTAGAAAAGTCTTCTAGATACGTTTATTTCGATCAAAAGGTAAAAGGGGAGTATTTATATTACCGCGATCCTATTTTGATGACCTCGGCCTTTAAAGACGTGTTTTTGGACACTTGTGATTTTCTTTTCGATACCTATGCTGACTTAATCCCAAAAGTTCGTTGTTTTTTTGAGAAAATTTATCCGAAAGAACCCGAAGTTTCACAATCAGTTTATAGCATTTCTTTAAGAGCCAAAGTTCTTGACTGCTTGAGAGGTCTTCTTCCTGCTGCAACTTTAACGAATTTAGGTTTCTTTGGTAATGGAAGGTTTTGGCAGACCCTATTACACAAATTACAGGGACATAATCTTACAGAAATCCGCCAGATAGGAGAAGGCTCCCTAACAGAGCTCATGAAAATCGTTCCGTCTTTTGTTTCTCGTGCGGAATCACACCATCACCATCATCAAGCTATGTTAAGCTATCGACAAACTCTTAAAGATCAGCTGGTAAGTTTAGCAGACAAATTTAAAAATACTGTTCCTTCATCAAAACAAACGGGAGTACATTTAGTTTATGGGGATCCCGATGGAATTTATAAAGTTGCAGCAGGGTTTCTTTTCCCTTATTCACAACTCACTCTAGAGGAACTTATAAGCGCGTGTCGTTCTATGCCTATGGAAGATCTTACACGCGTTTTAGAAGCAGGATCCTCATCTCGAGAGAACCGTAGGCACAAATCTCCTAGGGGATTAGAGTGTCTAGAGTTCGGTTTTGATATTACCGCAGATTTTGGAGCTTATAGAGACCTTCAAAGGCACCGTATTCTCACTCAGGAACGCCAGTTGCTCACCACAAACTTGGATTATCATATTCCCGAGCAGCTATTAGACACCCCTATGGAAAAAGACTTCAGAGAAGCTATGGACAAAGCTAAAGAAGCTTATGACCAAATCTCCACTGAATTTCCTGAAGAAGCACAGTATGTTGTTCCTTTATCTTACAACATACGTTGGTTCTTCCATATCAACGGAAGAGCTCTGCAATGGCTTTGTGAGCTTCGTTCTCAAGTCCAAGGACATGAAAATTACCGAAAGATAGCTATAGATATGGCTCAAGAGGTAATCAGATTTAATCCTATGTACGAAACATTTTTTAAATTTGTTGATTATTCCGACTGTGATTTAGGTAGAATCAAACAAGAATCCCGTAAAAGACCCACTCCTTAG
- a CDS encoding polyprenyl synthetase family protein yields MVVMDLFETYKLIIEDAIKSSLEDFGSPGQSIRAPIEYALTSGGKRIRPMLVCMIAKGLGMNRDVLDSALAIEFIHTSTLIADDLPCMDDDDERRGRPTVHKAFDEASALLASYALIPAAYARIRLNAKKLKAQGVDPEETNIAYDIISDVTDKNFGIHGVLGGQYEDMFFKNDGPEYVQSIINKKTGALFEIACVSGWLFGGGDPECIPQILEFSKEFGLLFQIKDDILDIHQDRQDIGLNYALLFGLDAAKDLLNSSIEKCFKLLDYLKLHGLKDSSEIETLIEYMRVRDY; encoded by the coding sequence ATGGTTGTTATGGACTTATTTGAAACCTATAAATTGATTATAGAAGATGCAATTAAAAGCTCCTTAGAAGATTTTGGTTCCCCAGGACAATCTATACGTGCACCTATAGAATACGCTTTAACAAGTGGAGGAAAGCGTATCCGTCCCATGTTGGTTTGCATGATCGCTAAAGGACTTGGTATGAACCGAGATGTTTTAGACTCTGCTCTGGCTATAGAATTTATTCACACCTCTACTTTAATAGCTGACGATCTCCCTTGTATGGATGATGATGATGAGCGTCGAGGACGCCCTACAGTACACAAAGCTTTTGATGAGGCCTCTGCTTTATTAGCGTCTTATGCGTTAATTCCTGCGGCTTATGCTCGTATTCGCTTGAATGCAAAAAAACTTAAAGCTCAAGGAGTAGATCCCGAGGAAACAAATATCGCCTACGATATTATCTCTGATGTTACCGATAAAAATTTTGGTATTCATGGGGTTCTCGGAGGTCAGTATGAAGATATGTTCTTTAAAAATGATGGTCCTGAATATGTTCAGTCCATCATTAATAAAAAAACGGGAGCTCTTTTTGAAATCGCGTGTGTATCGGGTTGGCTATTTGGCGGTGGGGATCCCGAGTGTATCCCACAAATCTTAGAATTTTCGAAGGAATTTGGTCTTCTTTTTCAAATAAAAGACGACATTTTAGACATTCATCAGGATCGTCAAGATATAGGGTTAAACTATGCCCTATTGTTTGGTTTAGATGCTGCAAAAGACCTTCTAAACTCTTCTATAGAAAAATGTTTTAAATTACTGGATTATCTTAAACTTCATGGTCTGAAAGACTCTTCAGAAATAGAAACGCTTATAGAATATATGAGAGTTCGGGATTATTAA